From Streptomyces sp. NBC_01283, a single genomic window includes:
- a CDS encoding glycosyltransferase family 2 protein, translating to MAPPNKNRVEVVIINWKRPSNVVEIVSALRRQTVPCTVTICDCHNSPEFQLPFSTLSSSDRVYRWEHNLGSFSRYIPVGGYDHEYTFFIDDDMLPGMRCVEHFLTWAERLSGFGALGQLGRILESDGSYRPQDIARRDDFTEVDILVRAFFVRTESLVHVPQMRNLLREFEDPEDDILLAVGLGMYAGLASYLTPSDADPETLVNMNELDRPYSRQARPHHLQARSLLLRRAMRLGWQPVRRRRNIQPATNQPHGSAEKNSGVLYVATRHEERGPTIASISSLRNYGYLGPIRVVTDDADWLPSSLECESAVVPEVGGGYPPQYHKTRLLEFSFETTLYLGSDAIPAGSIDDMWRYVDDCDIAITIDSFTNVGGLIDQPQHHWSAEECELMIRLGLTGRTLFDSRIILLKKSAATTKLFALWHQEWQRFGKLDQLALVRAAAFTGASVRTVPVTRSQSSRRSDSSGEAQASAVRALRFQFPEQTLIVDEFASTRSNGDRNQHINS from the coding sequence ATGGCCCCGCCGAACAAAAATAGGGTAGAAGTCGTTATCATTAATTGGAAGCGCCCTTCCAATGTGGTCGAGATCGTGTCTGCCCTGCGTCGGCAGACCGTCCCCTGCACTGTCACAATTTGCGACTGCCACAATTCGCCAGAGTTTCAACTACCATTTAGCACCTTGTCTTCCAGTGACCGCGTCTACCGCTGGGAGCATAACCTGGGATCATTTAGCCGTTACATCCCGGTTGGGGGTTACGATCATGAATATACTTTTTTCATCGACGATGACATGTTGCCCGGCATGCGCTGCGTTGAGCACTTCCTGACTTGGGCAGAGCGGTTAAGTGGTTTCGGTGCCCTAGGTCAATTGGGTCGAATTCTAGAAAGTGACGGCTCTTATCGGCCGCAGGACATCGCGCGGCGTGACGATTTCACCGAGGTTGATATTCTGGTTAGGGCCTTCTTTGTCCGGACAGAGAGTCTCGTACATGTTCCGCAGATGAGGAATCTGCTCAGGGAATTTGAGGATCCTGAGGATGATATCCTCCTTGCGGTGGGTTTGGGAATGTACGCTGGCCTTGCCAGCTATCTCACACCGAGCGATGCCGACCCGGAAACGCTTGTCAACATGAACGAGCTGGACCGCCCGTATTCACGGCAAGCCAGGCCGCACCACCTACAGGCCCGGTCGCTGCTTTTGCGCCGGGCAATGCGCCTGGGCTGGCAACCAGTCCGCCGTCGCCGAAACATCCAACCTGCGACCAATCAACCCCATGGAAGTGCCGAGAAAAATTCTGGCGTTCTCTATGTTGCCACGAGGCACGAGGAGCGAGGCCCTACTATCGCCAGCATTTCCTCGCTCCGGAATTACGGCTACCTCGGGCCTATCCGTGTTGTCACCGATGACGCCGATTGGCTTCCATCAAGTCTTGAGTGCGAGAGCGCCGTGGTCCCTGAAGTCGGAGGTGGCTATCCCCCGCAATATCACAAAACTCGCCTACTTGAATTCAGCTTTGAAACTACTCTCTATCTGGGATCAGATGCAATTCCGGCAGGCAGTATCGATGACATGTGGAGGTATGTCGATGACTGCGATATTGCCATAACTATCGATTCATTCACAAATGTTGGCGGCCTGATCGACCAGCCGCAGCACCACTGGTCTGCGGAAGAATGTGAGCTGATGATTCGACTCGGCTTGACAGGCCGGACGCTGTTCGACAGCAGGATTATCCTGTTGAAAAAATCTGCGGCCACCACGAAATTGTTCGCGCTGTGGCATCAAGAATGGCAGCGTTTCGGCAAGTTGGATCAACTGGCTTTGGTGCGTGCCGCTGCCTTCACCGGAGCGAGTGTACGCACTGTGCCTGTTACAAGGAGCCAGTCTTCTCGTCGATCCGATTCAAGCGGGGAAGCACAGGCTTCCGCAGTCAGGGCATTGCGCTTCCAGTTTCCTGAACAAACGCTCATAGTGGATGAATTCGCTTCAACACGCAGCAATGGCGACAGGAACCAGCATATCAACAGTTAG